In Nostoc sp. CENA543, a single genomic region encodes these proteins:
- a CDS encoding diguanylate cyclase — MDEQLKAVRVGWYSIKDFPQPQNLSLSLEWVRVDASTLWEKNFDVVVLDIQTGETLEPVQYIYARIALPTIILVDTIEQESAVLCWLGATDETCNSHAIDQQIGLRLQRIIWHSQQKHLFHLDKLTGISNFQKFKDYAFQLLASTEDAEAVCLIYLDIDRFKFINDRYGHSGGDQILQSIGQILQQYALGAGIVARTGGDKFAICVRGNIEQGKAFAEFLKTQLQAYEFRLTDQSCVNLTVSFAVVPMGEQTSIEELWQEINQCIYAAKKQGRNQVVTTEEFNAIADAAGQDKLITEFEHRIRVTAERMVSEMVLKASRLAKKYRAEAEHDGLTEVFNRRYLDRLLLREIERSHKYQQRLTILLLDLDHFGEVNRTYGFPTGDQTLITAAKILRNNVRAVDWVTRYGGEEFCIVMADTNLHTGCQIAERIRLALSEEIVTAYNGHQFRVTASIGVVELKPDDDPVSLLQRASDRVRESKQNGRNQICF, encoded by the coding sequence ATGGATGAACAGTTAAAAGCTGTGCGAGTTGGTTGGTATAGTATCAAGGATTTCCCCCAACCACAAAATCTATCTCTCAGTTTGGAATGGGTGCGAGTTGATGCTTCAACTTTGTGGGAGAAGAATTTTGATGTGGTTGTACTCGATATCCAGACTGGGGAGACTCTGGAGCCAGTTCAGTATATATACGCTAGGATTGCCCTACCAACAATAATTTTAGTAGACACAATTGAGCAAGAGTCGGCTGTCTTGTGTTGGCTAGGTGCAACGGATGAAACCTGCAATAGTCATGCTATTGATCAACAAATTGGTCTGCGTTTGCAGCGCATTATCTGGCACAGCCAGCAAAAACATTTATTCCACCTAGATAAGCTGACGGGAATTAGCAATTTTCAGAAGTTTAAAGATTATGCGTTTCAGCTTTTAGCATCTACAGAAGATGCAGAGGCTGTCTGTTTGATTTACTTGGATATTGACCGTTTTAAGTTTATTAACGATCGCTATGGTCATAGTGGAGGCGATCAGATATTACAGTCAATCGGGCAGATTCTCCAACAGTATGCCTTGGGTGCTGGCATTGTTGCTCGCACGGGTGGTGATAAGTTTGCTATTTGTGTACGAGGCAATATTGAGCAAGGAAAAGCTTTTGCTGAGTTTTTGAAAACGCAACTCCAGGCTTATGAGTTTCGACTTACAGATCAGTCTTGTGTGAATTTGACAGTTTCCTTCGCAGTCGTTCCTATGGGTGAACAGACATCAATTGAGGAACTATGGCAGGAGATCAATCAATGTATTTATGCTGCCAAAAAGCAGGGACGCAACCAAGTTGTCACGACTGAGGAATTTAATGCGATCGCCGATGCTGCTGGACAGGATAAATTAATTACTGAGTTTGAGCATCGTATACGTGTAACTGCTGAACGAATGGTGAGTGAGATGGTACTAAAAGCTAGTCGTCTAGCCAAGAAGTATCGCGCAGAAGCAGAACATGATGGTTTGACTGAAGTTTTTAATCGCCGTTATCTCGACCGCTTATTGCTGCGTGAGATTGAAAGGTCACACAAATATCAGCAACGACTGACAATTTTACTTTTGGATTTGGATCATTTTGGGGAAGTGAATCGCACCTATGGCTTTCCCACCGGCGATCAAACTTTAATAACAGCCGCGAAAATACTGAGAAATAATGTCAGAGCAGTAGATTGGGTAACACGCTACGGTGGAGAGGAATTTTGTATTGTAATGGCTGACACTAACCTCCACACGGGTTGTCAGATTGCCGAAAGAATTCGTCTAGCGTTGAGCGAAGAAATAGTCACAGCTTATAACGGTCATCAGTTTCGAGTTACTGCGAGTATTGGGGTTGTGGAACTAAAACCAGATGATGATCCTGTGTCTCTATTACAGCGTGCCAGCGATAGGGTACGAGAGTCGAAGCAAAACGGGCGTAATCAAATCTGCTTTTGA
- the ruvA gene encoding Holliday junction branch migration protein RuvA: MISYLKGIVAGIQNVGSNRVLLTLEVNGMGYDLQIPQRLAKQLPTTGDLVQIFTHYQIREEVPLLYGFASPAERDLFRHLLTVSGVGAALAIALLDTLELPDLVQAIIAANTQILIQAPGVGKKIAERICLELKAKLIEWRKSAGFFVATEGPAPGILEEVQMTLFALGYTAHEVSHALHVVSEDIGLPKDAYVEDWIKQAIAHLSSSEQVS; this comes from the coding sequence ATGATTAGCTATCTCAAAGGTATAGTCGCCGGTATTCAAAATGTAGGCAGTAATCGCGTGCTGTTGACGCTGGAAGTCAACGGTATGGGTTATGATTTGCAAATTCCCCAACGGTTAGCCAAGCAATTACCCACCACTGGCGACCTAGTACAGATTTTCACCCATTACCAAATTCGGGAGGAAGTACCCCTACTTTACGGTTTTGCTTCCCCAGCCGAAAGAGATTTATTCCGCCACTTATTAACTGTCAGTGGTGTAGGTGCAGCTTTAGCGATCGCCCTGTTGGACACCTTGGAATTACCAGATTTAGTCCAAGCCATCATTGCGGCTAACACCCAGATATTAATTCAAGCCCCTGGTGTGGGTAAGAAAATCGCTGAACGCATTTGTTTAGAACTCAAAGCTAAATTAATCGAATGGCGCAAATCAGCAGGCTTCTTCGTTGCTACCGAAGGGCCAGCCCCTGGTATTCTCGAAGAAGTGCAAATGACTCTATTCGCCTTGGGTTACACCGCCCATGAAGTTAGTCACGCCTTACACGTAGTCAGTGAAGATATTGGTTTACCCAAAGATGCCTATGTCGAAGACTGGATTAAACAAGCGATCGCTCACCTTAGCAGTAGTGAGCAAGTTAGTTAA
- a CDS encoding sucrose-phosphate phosphatase — protein sequence MKAVQPFLFVTDLDHTFVGNDAALVQLTQILETHRQEYGTRIVYATGRSPVLYQELKEEKNLLHPDGLVLSVGTEIYLDGNATPDPTWSEILSVGWDREIVLSITQKFAELTPQPDSEQRPFKLSFFLKQESAVDVLPQLESELEKYELNVKLIYSSGIDLDIVPRSSDKGQAMQFLRQKWKFAAERTVVCGDSGNDIALFAVGNERGIIVGNARPELLAWHSEYPADHRYLAQDFCAGGIIEGLKHFGFLE from the coding sequence ATGAAAGCAGTCCAACCATTTTTGTTCGTTACTGACTTAGACCACACATTTGTAGGTAATGATGCAGCTTTAGTCCAACTGACTCAAATCTTAGAGACACATCGCCAAGAATATGGTACGAGGATAGTTTATGCTACTGGGCGATCGCCTGTTTTGTACCAAGAACTCAAAGAGGAAAAAAATCTCCTCCACCCCGATGGGTTAGTGCTTTCTGTGGGTACGGAAATTTACTTAGATGGCAATGCTACCCCTGATCCTACTTGGTCGGAAATTCTCTCCGTTGGTTGGGATAGGGAAATAGTATTATCTATTACACAAAAATTTGCGGAACTCACCCCACAACCAGACTCAGAACAGCGTCCCTTTAAACTCAGCTTTTTTCTGAAGCAAGAATCAGCCGTTGATGTACTACCACAACTTGAATCAGAGTTAGAGAAATATGAATTAAATGTAAAGTTAATTTATAGTAGCGGTATTGACCTTGACATTGTGCCGCGTAGCAGCGATAAAGGTCAGGCAATGCAGTTTCTACGTCAAAAGTGGAAATTCGCAGCAGAAAGAACAGTTGTCTGTGGTGATTCAGGTAATGATATTGCTTTGTTTGCTGTGGGCAACGAACGGGGAATCATAGTCGGAAATGCTAGACCAGAGTTGCTGGCATGGCACAGCGAGTATCCCGCAGATCATCGTTACCTAGCACAAGATTTCTGTGCAGGTGGAATTATTGAAGGTTTAAAACATTTCGGTTTCCTAGAATGA